Below is a genomic region from Neorhizobium galegae.
TCGAGGACATTCGTGGTGAAGGCCTGCTGCTCGGCGTGAAGGCGAAGGTGCCCGCGGGTGATCTGGTTGCCGCCATACGCGGCGAATACATGCTGACCATTCCGGCCGGCGACAATGTGGTGCGTCTCCTGCCACCGCTCACAGTCACAGCGGAAGAGGCCCGAGAGGGGCTTGCCCGCATCGAGAGGGCGGCGGAAAAGCTTTCCACCTCCGAGATGAAAAAAACGGCCTGAGCGGGCAAAAGCGGGACGCCGTTGCTGGTTTCCCGCTTCACAGGGAACATCACATGGCATCTCCCAAGCATTTCCTCGATCTTTCTGCCGTTTCCCCGGCTGATCTCAGGGCTATCCTCGACGACGCGAAGGTCCGCAAACAGGCGACCAAGGCCGGTACGGCGGAAAAGCCGCTCGCCGGCAAGATGCTGGCGATGATCTTCGAAAAGCCCTCCACCCGCACCCGCGTCTCCTTCGATGTCGGCATGCGCCAGCTCGGCGGCGAAACGCTGTTTCTGTCGGGTACCGAGATGCAGCTCGGTCGCGCCGAGACGATCGGCGACACGGCCAAGGTCCTGTCGCGTTACGTCGATGCGATCATGATCCGCACCACGGATCACGCCCGTATGCTGGAGCTTGCCGAACACGCGACCGTGCCGGTCATTAACGCCCTGACCGACGATACGCATCCCTGCCAGATCATGGCCGATATCATGACCTTCGAGGAGCATCGCGGGCCGATCGCCGGCAAGACGGTCGCCTGGACCGGCGACGGCAACAACGTGCTGCATTCCTTCGTGGAAGGTGCCGCCCGTTTCGGCTACCGCATGAACATGGCTGTGCCGATGGGCTCGGAACCCGCCGACAAGTTCCTCAACTGGGCGCGCAACAACGGCGGCAACATCATGCTTTGCCATGATGCCGAAAAGGCGGTCGCCGGCGCTGATTGCATCGTCACCGACACCTGGGTGTCGATGAACCAGGAGCACAAGGCACGCGGCCACAACGTCTTTCAGCCGTTCCAGGTCAATGCCGAGCTGATGAAGCGTGCCGACAAGGATGCGCTGTTCATGCACTGCCTGCCGGCCCACCGCGGCGAGGAAGTCACCGACGAGGTGATCGACGGTCCGCAGTCGGTCGTCTTCGACGAGGCTGAAAACCGCCTGCACGCACAGAAGTCCATTCTCGCCTGGTGCTTCGGCGCCGTCTGAGTTCAACGTCCCGGATGGAGGACGCGGAGAGCTGGCGGCGGCAATCAACCTTGATTTTCGCCCCGCAATCCCCCATTTGTCGGCTTTCAACAATACGCCGTCTTCTGGACTGGCGTTTCAACACACATCGTCGACGTCTTTTCCTCCGGCCAGCGGTTCCGCTCGGGCTGGCGCTTGTGTAAAGGTTTGGGTCGGCGCGAAGGAGTGATGTCATGGCGGAAGCGACTGTGGAACTCAACGAACTCGACTTTGCCGGAGACGATCGGGTCGTTCCCTTCCAGGTGGAGGGTCTCGACGTGCGCGGCCGTGCGGTCCAGCTCGGACCGCTTTTGAACACCATCCTCAGCCGTCACGAATATCCAGGCCCGGTCGCGCGGCTGCTTGCCGAGGCGATCGTGCTGACGGCCCTGCTCGGCACCTCGCTGAAATTCGATGGCAAGTTCACGGTGCAGACCAAGGGCGACGGCCCGGTCGATCTGCTGGTCGCGGATTTCTCGACGCCCGACAGCCTTCGTGCCTATGCCCGTTACGATGAAGAAGCCTTGGCCGCTGCCGTCGAGGAAGGCAAAACCTCGCCGCCCGATCTCCTCGGACACGGAGTACTTGCCTTCACCATCGACCAGGGCCGCGGCATGCAGCCGTATCAAGGCATCGTGCCGATGGACGGCTCATCACTCGAGGAGATCGCCGGCGTCTATTTCCGTCAGTCGGAGCAGATCCCGACCAAGGTCCGCCTGGGCGTCGCCGAGCTCTTCGACCGCGATGCCGATGGCAAGCCGCGTCACAACTGGCGGGCAGGCGGGCTTGTCGCGCAGTTCCTGCCGCACGCGCCTGAGCGCATGCGCCAGCCGGACCTGCATGGCGGCGATGGTGACGAGCGCGATTTCGAGTTCACCGAGGACGATTCCTGGGCCGAAGCCCGCACGCTGGTGGAAACCATCGACACCGACGAACTGACAGACCCACGGGTCGCAATCGAACGGCTGCTGTTTCGCCTGTTCCATGAGCGCGGGGTGCGGGTCTACGCGCCGCACCCGGTGTTCGACCGCTGCAGCTGCTCGCGCGACAAGATCAAGGGCGTTCTCTCGGGGTTTTCCGCCGAGGAGATCGAGGCGAGCGAGGAAGACGGCGAGATCGCCGTCACCTGCGAGTTCTGCTCGACCACCTATCGCTACACGGCCGACGAATTCGCCGCAGCCTGATTATCGAACGGCGGGAGTTTCCTCCCGCCGGTTTCGTTTCAAGGCATCTTGCATTCGAAGTTCGCACCATCCTTCACATCGCCGTTGCCGGAATATTTGGCCGATTGCGGGTAGGGGCAGAGCGGCCGGGTCATCGCCGGCTTGCCGTCCTTGATCTGGCTTGCCTGGATCACCGTCGGCGCCTTGCCGTTTTCCACCCAGTCCATCAGTGGCGTGAAGGCATCGAAGACATCCGTGCCGTAACCCGCGGTGCAGTGGAACATGCCGGGCACCATGAACAGGCGATAGAACTCCGCCGTCCGCTCTGCGCCCATCTGTTTGCGGACGGCTTCATAATAGTTGACGCCCATCATCGGGTTGAGCGCCGGGTCGGACCAGCCGAAATAGGTGATCATCCGACCGCCGCGCTTCTGGAATTCGCTGAGGTCCGGATTGGTCGCGTCGACGATCTCGCGGATCGCCCCGATCTTCGGATATTCCGTGTCGAAGTCGAATGTCTTCCAGTCGATCGCTTTTCCGGAGGCGGGCAGCATCGCCATGTTCTTGACGAAGGTCTCGCCATAAGCGAGTTGCCGGCTTGGCCCCGGATCGGACACCATCCACATGTCCCAGCCGCTCACGCCGGTCGGATCAACGCCTTCGGTCCCCAACTGCACACCGGGGAAAATAGTCTCGCCCTTGATCTTCACGCCGCCCGCCAGCGTCTTCAGCGTGTCCGCCTGCGCCGGCGTGAAGCAGTCGGAACCGCCCGCCTCGCAGATCTTCAGGTCCTTGGCCGGATCGAAATTGCACTGGCGCGGATCGGCAATCAGCCCGTCCTTGGCGCCGTCGATCGCATCGCACTTGTCCATCACCGCCTTGGCGAGAACTGGAAGCTGCGCCCGGCTGATCGGCGCCTTGAGCAGCGCCCGCGCATTCCAGACACCCCAGATCTGCGTATTGGTGAGATCGAGGACAGGCGCTCCGGCGAGAATGCCGTCGAAGTCGCCGGGGTAGCGCTGTGCCGCCATCAGCCCCTGGCGCCCACCCGTCGAGCAGCCATCCCAGTAGGAGAACGACGGATGCCGGTCGTAATAGCGTGCGGCGATCGCCTTGGCCGTATCGACGGTGACATGCACGGCGCGCGAGCCGTAGTCGATCAAGAGGCCGAGATCCTGCGCGAAATCCCCGAGCTTGTAGCTGACCGCATCATGGCCGGTATTCTGCTGGACGGTGAGGAAACCCTTCGAAAGCGCCGCGTTGCGAGTCGCGATCCGCGACGCCGCGGCAAGATCCTCCCCGGCAAAACCGCCATTGCCGAACATGTACAGCCGCCGGTTCCAATTGTCGGGCAGGGTGATCTCGAAGCGCACCTGCGGCCGGATATAGCCGGTCACCTGGCAATGGCCGGGGACCGTTCCCACGCCGGCGACGTGCGTGGCTTTCAGGGTGGTGACGTCGGCGAAGGATTGGCTGTTCAGCATGCCGCAGGCGATCTGCGGCGAGACGGTGGCGGATGCGAAATCCGGCCTGTCCTTCTGGTCGATGAAACTGCTTCTGTTTTGCGCGAGCGCCGGAGTGAAGGCCGCAAGCGTCACTAACGCGCAGGGCGCCAGCAGAACGGGTCGTGTCATCAAGTTCTCCTCCCAAAGACTGTTTGACGACGACAGGATGCCGCAGGAGGGAGGGGGCAACAAATAGAAAAAC
It encodes:
- the argF gene encoding ornithine carbamoyltransferase, with the protein product MASPKHFLDLSAVSPADLRAILDDAKVRKQATKAGTAEKPLAGKMLAMIFEKPSTRTRVSFDVGMRQLGGETLFLSGTEMQLGRAETIGDTAKVLSRYVDAIMIRTTDHARMLELAEHATVPVINALTDDTHPCQIMADIMTFEEHRGPIAGKTVAWTGDGNNVLHSFVEGAARFGYRMNMAVPMGSEPADKFLNWARNNGGNIMLCHDAEKAVAGADCIVTDTWVSMNQEHKARGHNVFQPFQVNAELMKRADKDALFMHCLPAHRGEEVTDEVIDGPQSVVFDEAENRLHAQKSILAWCFGAV
- a CDS encoding tannase/feruloyl esterase family alpha/beta hydrolase; this encodes MTRPVLLAPCALVTLAAFTPALAQNRSSFIDQKDRPDFASATVSPQIACGMLNSQSFADVTTLKATHVAGVGTVPGHCQVTGYIRPQVRFEITLPDNWNRRLYMFGNGGFAGEDLAAASRIATRNAALSKGFLTVQQNTGHDAVSYKLGDFAQDLGLLIDYGSRAVHVTVDTAKAIAARYYDRHPSFSYWDGCSTGGRQGLMAAQRYPGDFDGILAGAPVLDLTNTQIWGVWNARALLKAPISRAQLPVLAKAVMDKCDAIDGAKDGLIADPRQCNFDPAKDLKICEAGGSDCFTPAQADTLKTLAGGVKIKGETIFPGVQLGTEGVDPTGVSGWDMWMVSDPGPSRQLAYGETFVKNMAMLPASGKAIDWKTFDFDTEYPKIGAIREIVDATNPDLSEFQKRGGRMITYFGWSDPALNPMMGVNYYEAVRKQMGAERTAEFYRLFMVPGMFHCTAGYGTDVFDAFTPLMDWVENGKAPTVIQASQIKDGKPAMTRPLCPYPQSAKYSGNGDVKDGANFECKMP
- a CDS encoding Hsp33 family molecular chaperone, with translation MAEATVELNELDFAGDDRVVPFQVEGLDVRGRAVQLGPLLNTILSRHEYPGPVARLLAEAIVLTALLGTSLKFDGKFTVQTKGDGPVDLLVADFSTPDSLRAYARYDEEALAAAVEEGKTSPPDLLGHGVLAFTIDQGRGMQPYQGIVPMDGSSLEEIAGVYFRQSEQIPTKVRLGVAELFDRDADGKPRHNWRAGGLVAQFLPHAPERMRQPDLHGGDGDERDFEFTEDDSWAEARTLVETIDTDELTDPRVAIERLLFRLFHERGVRVYAPHPVFDRCSCSRDKIKGVLSGFSAEEIEASEEDGEIAVTCEFCSTTYRYTADEFAAA